In the genome of Microbacterium paraoxydans, the window CCCTTGTCCTCCTTCGAGCCCTCCAGGCCCGCGCGGTCCAGCCCCTGCTTCTCGTCGTCGAGCGTGAGCAGCCCGAACCCGACCGGCTTGCCGGCATCGAGGGAGACGCGGGTGAGTCCGTCGGTCGCCGCCGCCGAGACGTACTCGAAGTGCGGCGTGCCGCCACGGATGATGACCCCGAGGGCGACCACCGCGTCCGCACCGCCGGCGAAGGCGGCCTGTGCGGCCACGGCGAGCTCGAACGAACCGGGCACTCGCACGAGCCGATGCGTCGCCCCCGCCTCGTCGAGCACCCGCTGGGCGCCGGCGATCAGGCCGTTCGAGATCACCTCATGCCAGGTGCCGGCGATCACGACGATCTCCAGCCCCCGCCCGTCGATGTTCCCCGTCTTCGGTGCTCCGGCGCCGCTCATTCCTCGTCCTTTCCTGCCGCGAGGGCCTCGGCGAGCTCTGCTTCGCCGATGATGTGGCCCATGCGGTCGCGCTTGGTCTCCAGGTACTGGTGGTTGTTCGGGCCCACGCCCACGATCAGCGGCACCTGCTCGACGACGTCGAGGCCGAGCTCGCGCAGCTTGTTCACCTTGTCGGTGTTGTTGGTGAGCAGCCGGACCTTCGAGACGCCCAGGTCGGTGAGGATCCCGGCCGCCGCGGCGTAGTCGCGGGCGTCCGCCGGGAGCCCCAGTGCCAGGTTCGCGTCGACGGTGTCCAGGCCGTCCTCCTGCAGGCTGTAGGCCCGCAGCTTGTTGATGAGCCCGATGCCGCGCCCCTCGTGCCCCCGCATGTAGATGACGATCCCGCCCTCGCGGTCGATCGCGTCCAGCGCGGCATCGAGCTGCGGCCCGCACTCGCACTTCTGGGAGCCGAACGCCTCGCCGGTGAGGCACTCGGAGTGCACGCGCACGAGGGCGGTCTCGGTCGGCTCGCCTGACACGACCGCGATGTGGTCGGTGCCGGTGACGCGGTCCTTGTAGGCAAGGAAGCGGAACGTGCCGTGGTCGGTGGGCACGGTGGCGTCGGCACGGAGGCTCACGCGGCGTCCGCGCTGGGCGGCCGGTGTGGCTCCGTCCGGGTCGATCTCGTTGAGGTGCGCGATGAGCTGCTCGATCGTGATGACCGGTACGCCGTCGCGGGCGCCCAGTTCGAGAAGCCCGGGAAGCCGCATCATGCTGCCGTCCTCGGCGACGACTTCCGCGATCGCGCCGACGGGCCGGAGGCCGGCGAGCTTCATGAGCTCGACCGCTGCCTCCGTGTGACCGCTGCGCTCGCGCACACCGCCGTCGACGGCCCGGAGCGGCAGCACGTGGCCGGGGCGGATGATGCTCGTCGCCGTCGAGGACGGATCGGCCAGGACGTTGAGGGTGTGCGCCCGGTCGCTCGCGCTGATTCCCGTCGTCACCCCTTCCGCGGCGTCGACGCTCACGGTGTAGGCGGTGGAGCGGGCGTCTTCACTGGCCGCGACCATCGGCGGGAGGTTGAGGCTGTCCGCGAGGTCGGTGGGCATTGGCGCGCAGATGAAGCCGGACGACCAGCGCACCGTCCACGCCACCCATTCGGGGGTGGCGAGCTCGGCGGAGAGGACGACGTCCCCCTCGTTCTCGCGGTTCTCGTCGTCGGCCACGAGCACGGGCCGGCCGGCGCGCAGCGCCTCCAGGGCCTCGGGGATGGTTGCCAGGCTCATCGCGAGCCCCCTTCCGGTGCGGCGCGGAACGCGAGCAGCCGCTCGACGTGCCGCGCGAGGATGTCGGTCTCGAGGTTCACGCGGTCGCCGACCGCGCGGGTGCCGAGGGTGGTCGCCGCCAGGGTCTCCGGGATGAGCGACACCTCGAACCAGTGCCCTCCCCGGGTCCCCGAGCCCTCCTGGGTCCCTGAGCCTGTCGAAGGGGTCGAAGGGCTCACCGCGCTCACTGTCAGCGAGGTGCCGTCGACCGAGATGGAGCCTTTGTCGACGACGAGTGGCGCGAGGTCGTCCGGAAGGCTGATGCGGAGCACGCTCCACTGCGCGCCCGGGCGCACCTCGAGCACGACACCGGTGCCGTCGACGTGGCCCTGCACGATGTGCCCGCCGAGCCGTGCGCCCACGGGCATCGCCTTCTCGATGTTGACCCTGGTCCCGACGGTCGCCGTGCCGAGGGCCGCGACGTCGAGCGTCTGCTTCATGACGTCCGCGTCGAAGGTCTCGGCGGTGGAGCCGACGACGGTCAGGCAGACGCCGGAGACCGCGATCGACTCCCCGTGCACGGCGTCGGCGGCCGCCTTCGGGGCGCGGACGGTGAGCCGCCAGCCGTCGCCCGACTCGGCGATGGCGGTGATCTCGCCGATCTCCTCGATGATTCCGGTGAACATCAGCGGCTTCCCTTCTCCGGGCCGGTGTGGTCCGGGTCGTCCACGTCCGCAGGATGCGCGATCGCGAGCAGGTCTGCGCCCAACGGCAGCCATTCGTCCACGACGAGGCGGCGCGCATCGTCGATCGAGCGGACGCCGATGTCGGACACGGCCAGGCGCCTCCCGCCCAGGAGGACCGGGGCGACGTAGGCGAGCACACGGTCCGCGAGTCCGGCGGCGAGGAACGCGGTGGCGAGCGTCGGGCCGCCTTCCACGAACAGTGTCTGGATGCCGCGCGCGTGCAGCGCGGCGAGGACCGCCGACAGGTCGTGCGTGTCGAAG includes:
- the ribH gene encoding 6,7-dimethyl-8-ribityllumazine synthase → MSGAGAPKTGNIDGRGLEIVVIAGTWHEVISNGLIAGAQRVLDEAGATHRLVRVPGSFELAVAAQAAFAGGADAVVALGVIIRGGTPHFEYVSAAATDGLTRVSLDAGKPVGFGLLTLDDEKQGLDRAGLEGSKEDKGAEAADAALRTALVIRELRG
- the ribA gene encoding GTP cyclohydrolase II; its protein translation is MSLATIPEALEALRAGRPVLVADDENRENEGDVVLSAELATPEWVAWTVRWSSGFICAPMPTDLADSLNLPPMVAASEDARSTAYTVSVDAAEGVTTGISASDRAHTLNVLADPSSTATSIIRPGHVLPLRAVDGGVRERSGHTEAAVELMKLAGLRPVGAIAEVVAEDGSMMRLPGLLELGARDGVPVITIEQLIAHLNEIDPDGATPAAQRGRRVSLRADATVPTDHGTFRFLAYKDRVTGTDHIAVVSGEPTETALVRVHSECLTGEAFGSQKCECGPQLDAALDAIDREGGIVIYMRGHEGRGIGLINKLRAYSLQEDGLDTVDANLALGLPADARDYAAAAGILTDLGVSKVRLLTNNTDKVNKLRELGLDVVEQVPLIVGVGPNNHQYLETKRDRMGHIIGEAELAEALAAGKDEE
- a CDS encoding riboflavin synthase, whose translation is MFTGIIEEIGEITAIAESGDGWRLTVRAPKAAADAVHGESIAVSGVCLTVVGSTAETFDADVMKQTLDVAALGTATVGTRVNIEKAMPVGARLGGHIVQGHVDGTGVVLEVRPGAQWSVLRISLPDDLAPLVVDKGSISVDGTSLTVSAVSPSTPSTGSGTQEGSGTRGGHWFEVSLIPETLAATTLGTRAVGDRVNLETDILARHVERLLAFRAAPEGGSR